The following are encoded in a window of Haemorhous mexicanus isolate bHaeMex1 chromosome 7, bHaeMex1.pri, whole genome shotgun sequence genomic DNA:
- the KAZALD1 gene encoding kazal-type serine protease inhibitor domain-containing protein 1, which translates to MSEAKPFSISCLVLSLLSLHWALLQLGQAFPSTSDYLQRGWQRLLEEGEGCTECQPEECPTPRGCLAGTVRDACGCCWECANLEGQICDLDNTNHFYGKCGEHLECRLDAGDLRHGEVPEPQCACLSHLALCGSDGKTYAQICKFLEAAHAHPDANLTVAHEGPCESEPQITSPPYDTWNITGQDVIFGCEVFAYPMASIEWRKDGTEMLLPGDDPHISVQFRGGPQKYEVTGWLQIQGVRVTDEGTYRCFARNRLGEVVALASLTVFTPDQLNLTDFSLLKPRTTPEDYRDSEEDYY; encoded by the exons ATGTCCGAAGCCAAGCCCTTCAGCATCTCTTGCCTCGTGCTTTCCTTGCTCTCCTTGCACTGGGCTTtgctccagctgggccaggctttTCCCAGCACCTCTGACTACCTCCAGCGGGGCTGGCAGCGGCTgctggaggaaggggagggCTGCACTGAGTGCCAGCCAGAGGAGTGCCCGACGCCACGCGGGTGCCTGGCAGGCACGGTGCGGGATGCCTGCGGCTGTTGCTGGGAATGTGCCAACCTGGAGGGACAGATCTGTGACCTGGACAACACCAACCACTTCTACGGCAAGTGTGGAGAGCACCTGGAATGCCGTCTGGATGCTGGGGACCTGCGTCACGGAGAGGTGCCTGAGCCCCAGTGTGCCTGCCTCTCCCACCTGGCCCTCTGCGGCTCTGATGGCAAAACCTACGCCCAGATCTGCAAGTTCCTGGAGGCAGCCCATGCTCACCCCGATGCCAACCTCACTGTAGCCCATGAAGGTCCCTGTGAGTCAG AGCCTCAGATCACCTCTCCTCCCTATGACACATGGAACATTACTGGGCAGGATGTCATCTTCGGCTGCGAGGTCTTCGCCTACCCCATGGCATCCATTGAGTGGAGGAAAGATggcacagagatgctgctgccaggagatgACCCCCACATCTCTGTCCAG TTCAGAGGTGGCCCCCAGAAATACGAGGTGACAGGCTGGCTCCAGATCCAGGGCGTGCGGGTGACGGACGAGGGCACGTACCGCTGCTTCGCCAGGAACAGGCTCGGGGAGGTGGTGGCACTGGCCAGCCTGACCGTCTTCACACCGG ACCAACTCAACCTGACAGACTTCTCCCTGCTGAAGCCCCGCACGACACCTGAGGACTACAGGGACAGTGAGGAGGACTACTACTAG